A stretch of the Streptomyces sp. NBC_01428 genome encodes the following:
- a CDS encoding SMC family ATPase — protein sequence MRLHRLDITAFGPFGGTQRVDFDELSAAGLFLLHGPTGAGKTSVLDAVCFALYGAVPGARQSGQGLGLRSDHAAPATRTEVRLELTVAGRRLEVTRQPPWARPKKRGTGTTTEKAQSWLRAYDSAAGAWTDLSRSHQEIGEEITQLLGMSREQFCQVVLLPQGDFARFLRADAEARGKLLGRLFDTHRFAEVEKRLAERRRATEAEVRSGDAALLADAHRMHQEAGDITEVPFPDLDPGDPGLAESVLAWAAVARSTARERSTIAHCARRAAESAQAEADRALDEVREVDRLQRRFTEARERAARLEDRADAHRDARTRMERARKAEAVAPALDLREAAEAEHRRAADAETRARAELPETFAGAGAPGLAAAARKAAEELGGLASARRAERRLTELGTERAALDRQERADEDVLQDTESWLADWENLRADIEARIEAAQDAASRAEQLGVQRDPAIKRLGAARERDAFARDTEDAHERTLTARETATEARTRWLDLKEQRLQGIAAELAAGLVDGEACAVCGATEHPAPARKIAGHVDRETEERALAAYQRADEERAEAERRLGVVREALAAATAEAGDAPTGQLAEEAEELERLLDQARGAASGLHAAREAREQAEREHRQRLASQQEASRRVASRASLRDALDREKAALEEELEQARAAAVSVTVRAAQLERQAALLTEAADCARAFEDTAQRLKDADARLADAAFRAGFETPRAAADALLDDEAHRDLQRRLDAWQFEESAVRAVLAEADTADAARRPPAELPAAERAAEAADRRLREAASTQDAAARRCTELDGLSARAVRGVVRLAPLRAEYDRVAGLAGLAAGTSADNERRMRLESYVLAARLEQVAAAATVRLQRMSSGRYTLVHSDDRAGRGRSGLGLHVVDAWTGRERDTATLSGGETFFASLALALGLADVVTDEAGGVRLDTLFIDEGFGSLDDQTLDEVLDVLDSLRERDRSVGIVSHVADLRRRIHAQLEVVKGRTGSVVRQRGGEG from the coding sequence ATGAGGCTGCACCGCCTGGACATCACCGCCTTCGGCCCCTTCGGCGGCACCCAGCGGGTCGACTTCGACGAGCTGTCCGCCGCCGGACTCTTCCTGCTGCACGGCCCGACGGGCGCCGGCAAGACCTCCGTCCTCGACGCCGTCTGCTTCGCGCTGTACGGCGCGGTCCCCGGCGCCCGGCAGAGCGGTCAGGGCCTCGGCCTGCGCAGCGACCACGCGGCCCCCGCCACCCGCACCGAGGTCCGCCTCGAACTCACCGTCGCCGGAAGGCGCCTGGAGGTCACCCGGCAACCGCCCTGGGCGCGCCCCAAGAAGCGCGGCACCGGCACCACGACCGAGAAGGCGCAGAGCTGGCTGCGCGCCTACGACTCCGCCGCCGGCGCGTGGACGGACCTCAGCCGCTCCCACCAGGAGATCGGCGAGGAGATCACCCAACTGCTCGGCATGAGCCGTGAGCAGTTCTGCCAGGTCGTGCTGCTGCCCCAGGGAGACTTCGCGCGTTTCCTGCGCGCCGACGCCGAGGCCCGCGGCAAGCTGCTCGGCCGGCTCTTCGACACCCACCGGTTCGCGGAGGTGGAGAAGCGCCTCGCCGAGCGGCGCCGGGCCACCGAGGCCGAGGTGCGGTCCGGAGACGCCGCGCTGCTCGCCGACGCGCACCGCATGCACCAGGAGGCGGGGGACATCACCGAGGTTCCGTTCCCCGACCTGGACCCGGGGGATCCGGGTCTCGCCGAGTCCGTGCTCGCCTGGGCGGCGGTGGCCCGCAGCACCGCGCGCGAGCGGTCGACCATCGCCCACTGCGCGCGCCGGGCCGCCGAGTCGGCGCAGGCGGAGGCGGACCGTGCACTGGACGAGGTACGTGAAGTGGACCGGCTGCAGCGCCGGTTCACCGAAGCACGGGAGCGGGCCGCGCGCCTGGAGGACCGCGCCGACGCCCACCGCGACGCCCGGACGCGGATGGAGCGCGCCCGCAAGGCAGAGGCCGTCGCTCCCGCGCTCGACCTGCGCGAGGCGGCCGAGGCCGAGCACCGGCGGGCGGCCGACGCGGAGACCCGCGCGCGGGCGGAGCTGCCGGAGACGTTCGCCGGGGCCGGAGCCCCGGGGCTGGCCGCCGCCGCACGCAAGGCCGCCGAGGAGCTCGGCGGCCTCGCGTCGGCACGCCGCGCCGAGCGCCGCCTCACCGAGCTCGGCACGGAGCGCGCCGCTCTGGACCGCCAGGAGCGGGCCGACGAGGACGTCCTCCAGGACACCGAGAGCTGGCTGGCCGACTGGGAGAACCTGCGCGCGGACATCGAGGCGCGGATCGAGGCCGCGCAGGACGCCGCCTCCCGCGCGGAACAGCTCGGCGTGCAGCGCGACCCCGCGATCAAGCGGCTCGGTGCGGCCCGCGAGCGCGACGCGTTCGCCCGGGACACCGAGGACGCCCACGAGCGGACCCTCACCGCGCGCGAGACGGCCACCGAGGCCCGCACCCGGTGGCTCGACCTGAAGGAGCAGCGCCTCCAGGGCATCGCCGCCGAACTTGCGGCCGGCCTCGTCGACGGAGAGGCCTGCGCCGTCTGCGGCGCCACCGAACACCCCGCCCCCGCGCGGAAGATCGCCGGACACGTCGACCGCGAGACGGAGGAGCGTGCCCTCGCCGCCTACCAGCGCGCCGACGAGGAGCGGGCCGAGGCGGAGCGGCGCCTCGGTGTCGTCCGCGAGGCCCTGGCCGCCGCCACGGCCGAGGCCGGAGACGCACCGACCGGGCAACTCGCCGAAGAGGCAGAGGAACTGGAGCGGCTCCTCGACCAGGCACGCGGAGCGGCCTCCGGGCTGCACGCGGCTCGCGAGGCGCGCGAACAGGCCGAGCGGGAACACCGGCAGCGGCTGGCCTCCCAGCAGGAAGCCTCCCGCCGGGTCGCCTCACGCGCCTCGCTCAGGGACGCCCTCGACCGCGAGAAGGCCGCACTGGAAGAGGAGTTGGAGCAGGCGCGCGCTGCCGCCGTGAGCGTGACCGTGCGGGCCGCCCAGCTGGAGCGGCAGGCCGCGCTCCTCACCGAGGCGGCGGACTGCGCCCGCGCGTTCGAGGACACCGCGCAGCGCCTGAAGGACGCCGACGCGCGACTCGCCGACGCCGCCTTCCGCGCCGGGTTCGAGACCCCCCGGGCCGCAGCCGACGCGCTGCTCGACGACGAGGCCCACCGCGATCTCCAACGGCGGCTCGACGCGTGGCAGTTCGAGGAGTCCGCGGTCCGTGCCGTGCTCGCCGAGGCCGACACGGCGGACGCCGCCCGCCGCCCGCCGGCGGAGCTGCCCGCCGCCGAGCGGGCCGCCGAAGCCGCCGACCGGCGCCTGCGGGAGGCCGCCTCGACGCAGGACGCGGCGGCTCGCCGCTGCACGGAGCTGGACGGCCTCTCCGCCCGGGCCGTCAGGGGAGTGGTCCGGCTCGCCCCGCTGCGCGCGGAGTACGACCGGGTGGCCGGGCTGGCCGGTCTCGCCGCGGGCACGTCGGCGGACAACGAACGCAGGATGCGCCTGGAGTCGTACGTCCTCGCCGCCCGCCTGGAGCAGGTCGCCGCCGCCGCGACCGTACGGCTGCAGCGCATGTCCTCCGGGCGCTACACCCTGGTGCACTCCGACGACCGCGCCGGCCGGGGCCGCAGCGGGCTCGGGCTGCACGTCGTGGACGCGTGGACCGGACGCGAGCGCGACACGGCGACCCTGTCGGGCGGCGAGACGTTCTTCGCCTCCCTCGCCCTCGCCCTCGGTCTCGCGGACGTCGTGACCGACGAGGCCGGCGGGGTCCGGCTCGACACGCTCTTCATCGACGAGGGCTTCGGCAGCCTCGACGACCAGACCCTCGACGAGGTCCTCGACGTCCTCGACTCGCTGCGCGAGCGCGACCGCAGCGTCGGCATCGTCAGCCATGTCGCCGACCTGCGCCGTCGCATCCACGCCCAGCTGGAAGTGGTGAAGGGGAGGACGGGGTCGGTCGTGCGGCAGCGGGGCGGCGAGGGGTGA